One window of Saprospiraceae bacterium genomic DNA carries:
- a CDS encoding twin-arginine translocase TatA/TatE family subunit, which yields MNLLFLGNLGSTEVLVILLIVLLLFGGKKIPELMRGLGSGIREFNSAKNNISNEIREGMRDAERKNLDSENK from the coding sequence ATGAACTTATTATTTTTAGGCAATCTGGGTTCTACAGAAGTACTGGTAATCCTGCTTATTGTCTTATTGCTTTTTGGAGGTAAGAAAATTCCTGAATTAATGCGTGGCTTAGGCTCCGGTATTCGGGAATTTAATAGTGCCAAAAACAATATCTCCAATGAGATTCGGGAAGGTATGCGCGATGCTGAGCGCAAGAACCTTGATTCAGAAAACAAATAA
- a CDS encoding OmpH family outer membrane protein, with protein MIQKTNKENSKILYSMKVLSLSFMCSICLFLSNTHAQKVGHINSVQLIDSLNEAKVASITLKQYDASLTKTGEEMLAKYQEKVRNYQQNISAGSFTAVQKSQAESDLQIEQQALSTYRQSAQSSLEKRRQELIQPILDKINKAIQDVGKEEGYAFVFDSAMGVLYFNKTDDIFPKVMKKLGY; from the coding sequence TTGATTCAGAAAACAAATAAAGAAAATTCTAAAATTTTATACTCAATGAAGGTCCTATCACTTTCGTTCATGTGTTCTATTTGTCTTTTTTTAAGCAATACCCATGCTCAAAAAGTTGGACACATTAATTCCGTACAATTAATTGATTCCCTCAACGAAGCCAAAGTAGCTTCTATAACCTTAAAACAATACGACGCTTCTTTAACTAAAACTGGCGAAGAAATGTTGGCCAAATACCAGGAAAAAGTACGCAATTACCAACAAAATATCAGTGCTGGAAGCTTTACGGCTGTGCAAAAAAGTCAGGCAGAATCTGATCTGCAAATAGAACAACAAGCTTTAAGTACTTACCGACAATCAGCACAAAGCTCTTTAGAAAAAAGAAGACAAGAACTTATTCAACCCATCTTGGATAAAATCAATAAAGCCATCCAGGATGTAGGAAAAGAAGAAGGCTACGCTTTCGTTTTCGATTCAGCAATGGGCGTTCTTTATTTCAATAAGACTGATGATATTTTCCCCAAAGTAATGAAGAAATTGGGCTATTGA
- a CDS encoding Hsp20/alpha crystallin family protein, which yields MMYSNYYFPYPKTFRVKSNCAVDYKPAVDQSIRPKMNAYEKDEQLIIEFSMPGVLKEDASIQLENKLLHLNAKRIQKSEDAKSLHKEFADVSYKRSIQLPEDIDTESLKARFENGVLYVQMNRIKKVTHSISVN from the coding sequence ATGATGTACTCAAATTACTACTTCCCCTACCCAAAAACATTTCGCGTCAAATCAAATTGCGCGGTTGATTATAAACCAGCTGTTGATCAAAGCATCCGACCAAAAATGAATGCGTACGAAAAAGATGAACAGTTGATCATTGAATTTTCCATGCCGGGTGTGTTGAAAGAAGATGCGTCCATTCAATTGGAAAATAAGCTATTGCATTTAAATGCAAAACGCATTCAGAAGTCAGAAGATGCCAAATCATTGCACAAAGAATTTGCAGATGTAAGCTACAAACGCAGCATTCAATTACCTGAAGACATTGATACTGAAAGCTTGAAAGCTCGATTTGAAAATGGCGTATTGTATGTTCAGATGAACCGTATTAAAAAAGTAACTCACAGCATTTCTGTAAATTAA
- the cphA gene encoding cyanophycin synthetase, with product MKIREINVMRGPNYWSIRRHKLIVMVLDLEDLEQKPTNILDGFLERMKALLPGLYEHRCSEGEPGGFYKRVAEGTWMGHVVEHIALEIQTMAGMDVGFGRTRSYGEPGVYHVVFDYLEEKVGVYAAKAAVRIAEALIEGTVYDLTDDIQEMRELREIQRLGPSTASIIEEAIARGIPWIRLNKYSLCQLGYGCNQVRVQATVTSKTSSIGVDIAGDKEDTKFLLGQAEIPVPKGEIIKTETGLQEAVDYLKYPLVIKPIDGNHGRGVTTNIMNWEQALEGFHMAKKISNAVIVEQYITGDDYRILLINYKLVAAAKRLPAQIIGDGVLNIDALIKKTNADPKRGYGHEKVLTYITVDDITLKLLELKGYTLDSVLAKGEVLVVKDTANLSTGGTSVDVTDIVHPHTVFMAERISRIVGLDICGIDFLTKDISKPVSEVGGAVIEVNAGPGFRMHLAPAEGLPRNVAAPVIDMLYPPGKNSRIPIVAVTGTNGKTTTTRLIAHMARMMGYTVGFTTTDGIYIQNHLMMQGDCSGPGSAEFVLKDPTVNFAVFETARGGILRAGLGFKNCNYAIVTNVAPDHLGLKGIHTMEQLAKVKGVVVESVLPDGYAILNADDDLVYAMRERINCKLALFSMDEDNPRIKKHMREHGIAAIYENGFITICKGEWKMRIVKAVNVPLTYGGRASFMIQNVLPAVLTAYFNGFELDDIKAALESFIPSPAQTPGRLNMFDFKHFSILLDYAHNPAGLQALKKFIDKIDAYPKVGIIAGIGDRRQEDNEGIGKVAAEMFDEIIVRQDKHLRGKTDQEIIDMLTAGIKQHDIDKPFKVIPKESEAIKYAIENVKEGSLIVVCSDVVPDALELVQRYLEEEAKSLYKFKKEDIPNT from the coding sequence ATGAAAATCCGGGAAATCAATGTCATGCGCGGACCCAACTACTGGTCCATCAGAAGACACAAATTAATTGTCATGGTTTTAGATCTGGAAGATCTCGAACAAAAACCAACCAATATTCTAGATGGGTTTTTAGAACGAATGAAAGCCTTGTTGCCAGGATTGTACGAACATCGTTGTTCGGAAGGCGAACCCGGTGGCTTCTACAAACGCGTAGCAGAAGGTACCTGGATGGGGCATGTCGTAGAACACATTGCATTGGAAATTCAAACCATGGCAGGAATGGATGTTGGTTTTGGCCGGACCCGCAGTTATGGTGAACCCGGAGTGTATCATGTTGTATTTGATTATTTGGAAGAAAAAGTCGGCGTATATGCTGCTAAAGCGGCGGTACGAATTGCTGAAGCATTGATTGAAGGGACTGTTTACGATTTGACAGATGACATTCAGGAAATGCGAGAGTTGCGTGAAATTCAACGTTTAGGGCCAAGTACCGCCAGCATCATAGAAGAAGCCATTGCAAGAGGCATTCCCTGGATTCGTCTGAATAAATATTCACTGTGTCAGCTGGGTTATGGTTGCAATCAGGTGCGGGTTCAAGCAACCGTAACCAGTAAAACTTCCAGTATTGGAGTTGATATTGCGGGTGATAAAGAAGATACCAAGTTTTTACTCGGCCAGGCTGAAATACCCGTTCCAAAAGGAGAAATAATTAAAACAGAAACCGGTCTTCAGGAAGCAGTAGATTATTTGAAATATCCATTGGTTATAAAACCAATCGATGGAAATCACGGACGCGGAGTGACTACCAACATCATGAATTGGGAACAAGCGTTGGAAGGATTTCACATGGCCAAGAAGATTTCCAATGCGGTGATCGTCGAACAATACATAACTGGTGACGACTACCGGATTTTATTGATTAATTATAAATTGGTTGCAGCTGCTAAGCGGCTTCCGGCTCAAATTATTGGAGACGGTGTTTTGAATATTGATGCCTTGATTAAAAAAACAAATGCTGATCCAAAACGCGGTTATGGGCATGAAAAAGTACTTACTTATATCACTGTAGATGATATCACCTTAAAGTTATTGGAGCTAAAAGGCTATACTTTAGATAGCGTATTAGCTAAAGGGGAGGTTTTGGTTGTAAAGGACACGGCCAACCTTTCTACAGGAGGCACTTCTGTGGATGTTACTGACATTGTCCATCCACATACTGTATTTATGGCGGAGCGTATTTCCCGAATCGTTGGCTTGGATATTTGTGGAATTGATTTTTTAACTAAAGACATCAGCAAGCCCGTTTCAGAAGTGGGTGGTGCAGTGATCGAAGTCAATGCCGGCCCCGGATTTAGAATGCATCTGGCGCCTGCAGAAGGCTTACCAAGAAATGTGGCGGCCCCTGTGATTGATATGTTGTATCCACCTGGAAAAAACAGCCGGATTCCTATTGTAGCCGTTACCGGAACCAATGGCAAAACCACAACGACCCGTTTGATTGCACACATGGCCCGAATGATGGGTTATACAGTAGGGTTTACTACAACCGATGGCATTTATATTCAAAACCATTTAATGATGCAGGGAGATTGCAGTGGACCTGGGAGTGCTGAGTTTGTATTAAAGGACCCAACGGTCAATTTTGCAGTTTTTGAAACGGCCCGAGGTGGAATACTTCGTGCAGGCTTAGGCTTTAAAAATTGCAATTATGCCATTGTCACGAATGTAGCACCCGACCACCTTGGATTAAAAGGGATCCACACCATGGAACAATTGGCAAAGGTTAAAGGTGTGGTTGTGGAATCGGTTTTACCAGATGGCTATGCCATTTTAAATGCAGACGATGACCTGGTCTATGCCATGCGAGAGCGGATTAATTGCAAGCTTGCTTTGTTTTCGATGGATGAAGACAATCCCCGGATCAAAAAGCACATGCGTGAACATGGCATAGCAGCGATCTATGAAAACGGATTTATTACCATTTGCAAAGGAGAATGGAAAATGCGAATTGTTAAAGCAGTCAATGTACCATTGACATACGGGGGCAGAGCCAGTTTTATGATTCAGAATGTCTTACCTGCTGTTTTGACTGCTTATTTTAATGGATTTGAATTGGATGATATCAAAGCCGCATTAGAATCGTTTATACCAAGTCCGGCCCAAACTCCTGGCCGATTGAATATGTTTGATTTTAAACATTTCAGTATTTTATTGGATTATGCACACAATCCAGCAGGTTTGCAGGCACTTAAGAAGTTTATTGATAAAATTGATGCCTATCCGAAAGTGGGAATTATTGCTGGAATTGGTGATAGAAGGCAAGAAGACAATGAAGGAATCGGCAAGGTTGCAGCCGAGATGTTTGATGAAATCATTGTACGTCAAGACAAACACCTCCGAGGCAAAACCGACCAGGAAATTATCGATATGCTCACAGCTGGAATTAAGCAACACGACATCGACAAACCCTTTAAAGTTATTCCAAAAGAGTCGGAAGCCATCAAATATGCCATTGAAAATGTAAAAGAAGGTTCTTTGATCGTTGTTTGCAGTGATGTAGTACCGGATGCGCTCGAATTGGTGCAACGTTACCTTGAAGAAGAAGCTAAGAGTTTATACAAATTTAAAAAAGAAGATATTCCAAATACATAA
- a CDS encoding Hsp20/alpha crystallin family protein: MRNINSLAPFVQIVDDLIGKTFHDLNGGQLFRNNTPGLNVVDTGKEFKLELAAPGLNKQDFKIELENNLLVISADKKQENTESKESYFRKEFSYHSFKRMFELPAEADAEKITAQYENGILNIQIPKTIEIGKNNKTIEIS, from the coding sequence ATGAGAAATATTAATTCACTAGCACCTTTTGTTCAAATCGTTGATGATTTGATTGGTAAAACCTTCCATGATCTTAATGGAGGACAACTTTTCCGCAACAATACACCTGGTTTAAACGTGGTGGATACAGGTAAGGAATTTAAACTTGAATTGGCTGCTCCCGGATTGAACAAGCAGGATTTCAAAATTGAATTAGAAAATAATTTGTTGGTTATTTCAGCAGATAAAAAACAAGAAAACACGGAATCTAAAGAAAGTTATTTCCGAAAAGAATTCAGTTATCATTCATTTAAAAGAATGTTTGAACTTCCGGCAGAAGCAGACGCAGAAAAAATTACCGCTCAATACGAAAATGGAATCTTGAACATTCAAATTCCTAAAACCATTGAGATTGGTAAAAACAACAAAACCATTGAAATTTCGTAG
- a CDS encoding cyanophycinase: MEFKGTLIPVGGNENKGIGLKESECLDFIKQGILSAIVRESGGTGARIVVITTASSIPVEVGENYSQAFETLGCQAVQIVDVRKRSEAQLKKNVKLIEEADCIMFSGGDQSRIVKCFADTHAHQIIRKKLEETKLVLAGTSAGAMSMSLQMIAGGSVVDAMQKGNVKMARGMSYLDQVIIDTHFIQRGRFGRLAEAVARFPNQLGIGLAEDTGLIIKKGNDCEVIGTGMVVLFDPRNLNHNRYIDLEPGTPMSLSNLTTHVLANGDRFRIRERSLKILPLEASFVVNT; the protein is encoded by the coding sequence ATGGAATTTAAAGGAACACTGATACCGGTGGGGGGGAATGAAAATAAAGGAATAGGCCTGAAAGAATCAGAATGTCTGGACTTTATTAAACAAGGAATTTTATCTGCGATCGTTCGTGAAAGCGGCGGGACCGGAGCACGAATCGTGGTAATCACTACAGCATCCAGCATTCCGGTTGAAGTGGGTGAAAATTACAGCCAGGCCTTTGAAACCCTGGGTTGTCAGGCTGTTCAGATCGTCGATGTCCGCAAGCGATCCGAAGCACAGCTAAAAAAGAATGTAAAACTTATTGAAGAGGCCGATTGCATTATGTTTTCAGGCGGAGACCAATCTAGAATCGTAAAATGCTTTGCAGATACACATGCTCATCAAATCATTCGAAAAAAACTAGAAGAAACTAAATTGGTGCTCGCAGGAACCAGTGCAGGGGCTATGTCCATGTCCCTTCAGATGATTGCAGGTGGAAGTGTGGTGGATGCCATGCAAAAAGGCAATGTCAAAATGGCCCGGGGGATGTCCTATCTCGATCAAGTTATCATAGATACTCATTTTATCCAACGAGGGCGTTTTGGAAGGTTGGCTGAAGCGGTTGCCCGTTTTCCGAATCAATTAGGGATCGGACTTGCAGAAGACACCGGACTCATTATTAAAAAAGGCAATGACTGCGAAGTCATTGGCACGGGTATGGTGGTTTTATTTGATCCTCGAAATCTGAATCACAACCGCTATATAGATTTAGAACCCGGCACGCCCATGTCACTCAGCAATTTAACCACCCACGTTTTAGCCAATGGCGATCGATTCCGGATTCGGGAACGGAGTTTGAAAATTCTCCCATTAGAAGCTTCGTTTGTGGTAAACACCTAA
- the ruvC gene encoding crossover junction endodeoxyribonuclease RuvC — translation MKTPRILGIDPGTNILGYGILEFRDQKSIVLDVNTLQLKKFDTHQAKLREIFLRVQELIETFQPQSLSIESPFFGKNAQSMHKLGRAQGVAIAAAMVMGLEIYEFSPKKIKKAITGNGNATKEQVAQMLNRLLDFKIDEKYYDATDALAAALCLMNELNSPSKGIKSTGKSWKSFIANNPSRVI, via the coding sequence TTGAAAACCCCTCGCATTTTAGGAATTGATCCCGGAACTAATATCCTAGGTTATGGTATTTTGGAATTCCGCGACCAAAAATCCATTGTACTGGATGTAAATACCCTTCAATTGAAAAAGTTTGATACCCATCAGGCAAAACTCCGTGAAATTTTTCTCCGGGTCCAAGAATTAATTGAAACCTTTCAACCCCAAAGTCTTTCAATTGAAAGTCCGTTTTTTGGTAAAAATGCCCAGAGTATGCACAAATTAGGACGTGCACAGGGTGTGGCGATTGCAGCCGCTATGGTGATGGGTTTGGAAATTTATGAGTTTTCACCTAAGAAAATCAAAAAAGCGATTACCGGAAATGGCAATGCTACGAAAGAACAAGTAGCACAAATGCTCAATCGTTTGCTTGATTTTAAAATTGATGAAAAATATTATGATGCTACAGATGCATTGGCAGCAGCATTGTGTTTGATGAATGAATTAAATTCACCTTCAAAAGGAATAAAATCTACGGGCAAATCCTGGAAATCGTTTATTGCAAATAATCCAAGTCGGGTGATTTAA
- the thiL gene encoding thiamine-phosphate kinase, whose protein sequence is MNETPSDIKRTEIADLGEFGLIERLTKLFVTTNASTIKAIGDDAAVFNPENKQVVITTDMMVEGIHFDLAYFPLKHLGYKAVVSNLSDVYAMNAIPKQVTVSISVSNRYSVEALEVLYEGIRLACETYQVDLVGGDTTASLRGLVISVTAIGVQDADKISYRNGAKPGDHIYVSGELGASYLGLQLLEREKQIYLSNPGIQPDLENQKYLIGKFLKPEAQRETVDWLAKTGIAPHAMIDLSDGLSSDLLHICKQSQCGAEIEEALIPINEQTKWMALKFHMDPLTCALNGGEDYELLLCVSPEDSNKVRMFPDLIYIGQIKDAAFGVQLKSNSNKHHPLKAQGWVHF, encoded by the coding sequence ATGAATGAAACGCCTTCTGATATTAAACGTACGGAAATTGCAGATTTAGGTGAATTTGGACTCATAGAGCGGCTAACAAAATTATTTGTCACAACAAATGCATCTACCATTAAAGCAATTGGAGACGATGCTGCTGTTTTTAATCCTGAAAACAAACAAGTTGTGATTACAACGGATATGATGGTCGAAGGCATTCATTTTGATTTGGCCTATTTTCCTCTCAAACATTTAGGATATAAAGCAGTTGTATCAAATTTGTCGGATGTGTATGCAATGAATGCAATTCCTAAACAAGTGACCGTTTCCATTTCTGTTTCAAATCGGTATTCAGTGGAAGCACTTGAAGTTTTGTATGAAGGCATTCGGCTGGCTTGTGAAACCTATCAGGTCGATTTAGTGGGAGGCGATACCACTGCCTCGTTGCGAGGCCTTGTAATTTCTGTTACTGCGATTGGTGTGCAAGATGCTGATAAAATCAGCTACCGGAATGGCGCAAAACCAGGTGACCATATTTATGTTAGTGGTGAATTGGGTGCTTCTTATTTAGGATTGCAATTATTAGAACGCGAAAAACAAATTTATTTATCCAATCCTGGAATTCAACCGGACCTTGAAAATCAAAAATACCTGATTGGTAAATTTTTAAAACCGGAAGCACAACGTGAAACCGTAGATTGGTTAGCAAAAACCGGTATTGCACCGCATGCCATGATTGATTTAAGCGATGGATTATCTTCCGATCTTTTACATATATGTAAACAAAGTCAATGCGGTGCTGAAATCGAAGAGGCATTGATTCCAATAAACGAACAGACCAAATGGATGGCTTTAAAATTTCATATGGATCCATTGACCTGCGCACTAAATGGTGGGGAGGATTATGAATTGCTTCTCTGTGTGAGTCCAGAAGATTCTAACAAAGTCCGCATGTTTCCCGATTTGATTTATATCGGCCAAATTAAAGATGCAGCATTTGGTGTACAATTAAAAAGTAACAGCAATAAACATCATCCACTCAAAGCACAGGGATGGGTGCATTTTTAG
- a CDS encoding AMP nucleosidase encodes MKTKREIVENWLPRYTGTNLDEFGKYVILVNFSLYVELFAKWNEVEVRGRDRSMINATAHNISIINFGMGSPNAGTIIDLLTAIKPKAILFLGKCGGLKSGKNKLGDFILPIAAIRGEGTSNDYLPPEVPALPAFALQKAISTTIREYEQDYWTGTVYTTNKRVWEHRLDFKKYLMRLRALAIDMETATIFVASFKNRIPAGALLLVSDMPMVPEGVKTEASDKTVTDQFLHLHLKIGIDSLRKLIENALTVKHLRFEE; translated from the coding sequence GTGAAAACAAAAAGAGAAATTGTTGAAAATTGGTTGCCTCGTTATACCGGTACCAATCTGGATGAATTTGGAAAGTATGTCATACTGGTAAATTTCAGTTTATACGTCGAGTTGTTTGCAAAGTGGAATGAAGTAGAAGTCCGTGGACGGGATCGTTCGATGATCAATGCAACAGCCCACAACATCAGCATCATTAATTTTGGTATGGGAAGTCCGAATGCAGGAACGATCATCGATTTACTAACTGCAATTAAACCAAAAGCCATTTTATTTTTAGGAAAATGCGGTGGACTCAAATCAGGTAAAAATAAATTGGGTGATTTTATCTTGCCAATAGCAGCGATACGCGGCGAAGGAACGTCTAATGATTATTTACCTCCGGAAGTACCGGCTTTACCAGCTTTCGCCTTGCAAAAAGCCATCTCAACCACCATTCGGGAATACGAACAAGATTATTGGACCGGAACGGTTTATACTACAAACAAACGCGTGTGGGAACATCGATTGGATTTTAAAAAATATTTAATGCGTTTACGCGCATTGGCCATCGATATGGAAACCGCAACCATTTTTGTTGCTTCTTTTAAAAACCGAATTCCCGCAGGTGCTTTGCTTTTAGTATCTGATATGCCCATGGTACCGGAAGGCGTAAAAACTGAAGCCAGCGATAAAACCGTCACCGATCAATTTTTGCATTTACATTTAAAAATCGGCATCGACTCTTTGAGAAAACTAATAGAAAATGCATTAACTGTAAAACATTTGCGGTTTGAAGAATAA
- a CDS encoding class I SAM-dependent methyltransferase, with amino-acid sequence MALLDSLYTAERANEHAVSDRPVFMRQLFAYERAVSEIKGSVLEIGCGEGYGIKLLAPHASKYLALDRHIPSDLRNFDQVEFIQKEVPWLEGMESNQFDVVICFQLIEHIQEDTTLLSEIYRVLKPGGKLILTTPNKEMSLTRNPYHMREYKTEEFRNLISHYFNPDQVYFGGVYGDEKIMDYQSKNAKSISKWKRWDLFNLEENLPASWFQIPYDILNRLNRNKLKNQHDQLVGDISTANYFLKEMDGKQLDYFCIARK; translated from the coding sequence ATGGCACTACTAGATTCTTTATATACGGCAGAACGAGCCAATGAACATGCTGTTTCTGATCGGCCGGTTTTTATGCGGCAATTGTTTGCCTATGAACGGGCCGTTTCTGAAATTAAAGGTTCTGTTTTAGAAATAGGTTGTGGTGAAGGGTATGGAATTAAATTGCTTGCGCCGCATGCATCCAAATATTTGGCATTGGATCGGCACATTCCCTCCGACCTTCGCAATTTTGATCAGGTAGAATTCATTCAAAAAGAAGTTCCCTGGTTGGAAGGCATGGAATCCAATCAATTTGATGTAGTCATTTGTTTTCAATTGATCGAACACATTCAGGAAGACACCACCTTGTTGTCAGAAATTTACCGGGTATTAAAGCCTGGTGGAAAATTAATTCTGACCACACCCAATAAAGAAATGTCGCTTACGCGTAATCCGTATCACATGCGCGAATATAAAACGGAAGAATTCAGAAATTTGATCAGTCATTATTTTAATCCTGACCAAGTTTATTTTGGCGGAGTCTATGGCGATGAAAAAATTATGGATTACCAATCTAAAAATGCAAAAAGCATATCAAAATGGAAACGTTGGGATCTTTTCAATCTGGAAGAAAATTTACCAGCTAGCTGGTTTCAGATACCATACGATATTTTAAATCGACTCAATCGCAATAAACTAAAAAATCAACACGACCAACTGGTTGGTGATATAAGTACTGCTAATTATTTTTTAAAAGAAATGGATGGCAAACAGTTGGACTATTTTTGTATTGCAAGGAAGTGA
- a CDS encoding vanadium-dependent haloperoxidase, which produces MKFLSKLLFGLVTITLFLSTSCNQVEPTEGGNNLMKSQENEVYHEWSSVFMEVERYAAAYRPGPAPRALAYLGLSAYEACLGGMPDYQSLQFRLGIQDMPAVQTNLYWPEVINASYGYLMNKFFENVTFKDKAGLTLDKQQFLRLIETKEKELRERFRKNTVETILNNSEAHGREVASAVWRFSTTDAEGYNAHLNPFPIENNPVNTCDWVATEPQNSTRGMYALWGKVRRFGLSQIDMDALKAPFTCDDGKNSINYQQAWEMYVIANEARSNPKGEMECIAEFWSDDRVGWTFSPAPRFIAIADQIVQKEKLNLETTCVLYAQIGMALNDASVVAWYNKYKYDLERPITYIKRNIDPNFEVPWLGFTPPFPAYPSGHSTFGYAGAGILEYFVGPNYSFTDHCHEQRTDFCGTPRSFNTLRTLAYENAFSRLPLAVHWRIDMEGGEFCGLLAAKRIHELPWKK; this is translated from the coding sequence ATGAAATTTTTATCCAAATTACTATTTGGTTTAGTAACTATTACCTTATTCCTCTCAACTTCTTGTAATCAGGTAGAACCTACAGAAGGTGGAAACAACCTGATGAAATCTCAAGAAAACGAAGTGTACCATGAATGGAGCTCGGTATTTATGGAAGTTGAGCGTTATGCGGCTGCGTACAGACCCGGTCCTGCTCCCCGTGCTTTAGCTTATCTCGGTTTAAGTGCTTACGAAGCTTGTTTGGGAGGTATGCCTGATTATCAATCCTTGCAATTTCGTTTAGGTATTCAGGATATGCCTGCTGTACAAACCAATTTATACTGGCCTGAGGTTATCAATGCATCTTATGGTTACCTGATGAACAAATTTTTTGAAAACGTAACTTTTAAGGACAAAGCTGGACTTACCCTGGATAAACAACAATTTTTAAGATTAATCGAAACAAAAGAAAAAGAGCTTAGAGAGCGTTTCCGTAAAAATACAGTGGAGACCATTTTAAATAACTCAGAAGCACATGGCCGTGAGGTAGCATCTGCTGTCTGGAGATTTTCTACTACAGATGCTGAAGGATACAATGCCCATTTAAATCCATTTCCAATTGAAAACAACCCAGTAAATACCTGTGATTGGGTTGCTACTGAGCCTCAGAATTCTACAAGAGGGATGTATGCTCTTTGGGGAAAGGTCAGACGTTTTGGATTAAGTCAAATTGATATGGATGCATTAAAAGCACCTTTCACCTGTGATGATGGTAAAAATTCCATCAACTACCAACAAGCATGGGAAATGTATGTGATTGCAAATGAAGCCCGCAGCAATCCGAAAGGTGAAATGGAATGCATTGCAGAATTCTGGAGCGATGATCGTGTAGGTTGGACTTTCAGTCCGGCTCCACGTTTTATTGCTATTGCAGATCAGATTGTACAAAAAGAAAAATTAAATCTAGAAACAACCTGTGTATTGTATGCACAAATAGGTATGGCTTTAAATGATGCTAGTGTGGTAGCTTGGTATAATAAATACAAATACGATCTGGAAAGACCGATCACTTATATTAAAAGAAATATTGATCCTAATTTTGAAGTACCCTGGTTAGGTTTTACACCTCCATTTCCAGCCTATCCTTCCGGCCACTCTACTTTTGGTTATGCAGGAGCTGGTATCCTGGAATATTTTGTCGGACCAAACTACAGCTTTACAGATCATTGCCATGAGCAACGTACAGACTTCTGCGGAACGCCTCGCTCATTCAATACATTGCGTACGCTTGCTTACGAAAACGCTTTCAGTCGTTTACCATTAGCGGTGCATTGGAGAATCGACATGGAAGGTGGTGAATTTTGTGGATTGTTAGCAGCAAAACGTATTCATGAATTGCCCTGGAAAAAATAA